The proteins below are encoded in one region of Nitrospira lenta:
- a CDS encoding PEP/pyruvate-binding domain-containing protein gives MPSPLVLPLKDCTNRFLAGGKAAGLARLLIEGFPVPHGFCLTVEAYRKFLRDQQMDAAAIWRQVQSATGAARVALLEDCRRRIQEGRLTGECLTELERHLRAMRHPVDQRWAVRSSATNEDETHASFAGLYHTELGVAGEQLGSSVQAVWASLWDESVATYYERIGWSDRPPAMAVVIQPVLDAHAAGVLYTIHPVTGRQDQAVVNAVPGLAAGLVDGTMTSDQFTLQWDTSTSRARVQERVIAKKERALRLGAAGVCDQELVSSERERPSLTDEELETLVQLGKRVETALDQPVDIEWVMDRQGLWFLQARPVTVVSTEAPSVRAVCEWSRTNFKETMPDVPSPLGISFLEQFMDLFLMGPYRRLGCQIPPGMSSVRVYRGRPYLNVSLMHALIEQLRGDTSTLAEHMGGHTVSRPLPVKQLSPVALLRAGFLAAWWIRQAARQSEPWFADMKRMGLEHHHEAVQALTLVQVRERIQALNEEFIRREMTFGIAGGVTQCLQALGFLLPRWLGTDWRGLLNAALQGQAQVISAQQIIRLAELVEVARREEPVRRLFERADWDGRAAGQALRGTQFWGLFEQYLADYGHRGLGESDIMSPRFADQPEVVLDVLRHQIIAPTAQSPTDIAARQRRVREQGCADIRARCGRLRWMVFSWWYRRLCRFYALREANRHHLMYYAGATRRLLMRAGVLLTEQDRLDQAEDVFFIRVEEQQPLLSLEARDWRALVQSRKQARARDVQMAASDQLIDGAEELTAEHSPDAAEWRGVPISAGFAMGPARVIRTVEDWKKVTPGDILVAPVIDPGMAPLFGIAAGLVVEMGGTLSHGAIIAREYGLPAVANIPGITTVVRDGEVIELDAAAGVVRRRESVRDRHRE, from the coding sequence ATGCCTTCGCCGCTGGTTCTACCTCTCAAAGACTGTACCAATCGATTCTTGGCCGGAGGGAAAGCGGCGGGCTTGGCGCGCCTACTTATCGAAGGATTTCCCGTTCCCCATGGGTTCTGTCTCACCGTCGAAGCCTACCGGAAGTTCCTGCGCGATCAACAGATGGATGCTGCAGCGATCTGGAGGCAGGTGCAGAGCGCCACAGGAGCGGCCCGCGTGGCACTCCTAGAAGACTGCCGAAGGCGGATTCAGGAGGGCCGTCTCACCGGCGAGTGCCTGACAGAGCTGGAGCGGCATCTCCGAGCTATGCGGCATCCGGTCGATCAGCGTTGGGCCGTTCGATCCTCTGCCACGAATGAAGACGAGACTCACGCCAGCTTCGCGGGGCTGTATCACACAGAGTTGGGTGTTGCCGGAGAACAGTTGGGATCCAGTGTGCAAGCCGTCTGGGCGTCGCTGTGGGACGAGTCAGTGGCAACCTATTACGAGCGGATCGGGTGGAGCGACCGTCCGCCGGCGATGGCAGTGGTCATTCAGCCGGTACTCGATGCCCATGCCGCTGGCGTGCTCTATACGATTCATCCCGTCACGGGGCGTCAGGATCAGGCTGTGGTCAATGCGGTGCCGGGTCTTGCGGCGGGGCTTGTCGATGGTACGATGACTTCGGATCAGTTCACGTTGCAATGGGATACTTCGACCTCACGCGCTCGCGTGCAGGAACGAGTCATTGCGAAGAAGGAACGTGCCTTGCGGCTGGGGGCCGCCGGCGTATGTGATCAGGAACTCGTGTCATCCGAGCGTGAGCGGCCGTCGCTCACGGACGAAGAGTTGGAGACGCTGGTTCAACTGGGGAAGCGGGTGGAGACGGCGCTGGATCAGCCCGTCGACATTGAATGGGTCATGGACCGGCAGGGACTCTGGTTCTTGCAAGCCCGGCCGGTCACGGTTGTGTCGACAGAGGCTCCGTCGGTACGGGCTGTCTGCGAATGGTCCCGTACTAATTTCAAAGAGACGATGCCGGATGTGCCCAGCCCGCTCGGGATCTCGTTCCTCGAACAGTTTATGGATCTGTTTCTGATGGGGCCGTACCGGCGGTTGGGGTGCCAAATCCCTCCCGGCATGTCCTCGGTTCGAGTGTATCGAGGCCGTCCTTATCTCAATGTGAGTCTGATGCATGCGCTGATCGAACAGCTACGCGGCGACACGTCGACGCTGGCGGAACATATGGGCGGGCATACCGTCTCCAGGCCGCTCCCCGTCAAACAGCTTAGTCCCGTAGCCTTGCTGCGGGCGGGATTCTTGGCTGCTTGGTGGATCCGCCAGGCGGCTCGCCAGTCGGAGCCTTGGTTTGCCGACATGAAGCGGATGGGGCTGGAGCATCATCACGAGGCGGTGCAGGCACTGACGCTGGTCCAGGTTCGCGAGCGGATCCAGGCCTTGAACGAGGAATTTATTCGACGAGAAATGACGTTCGGCATTGCCGGCGGGGTGACGCAATGTTTACAGGCGCTGGGGTTTTTGTTGCCGCGCTGGCTGGGAACGGATTGGCGTGGGTTGCTCAACGCGGCACTCCAAGGGCAGGCACAGGTCATCAGCGCACAGCAGATTATCAGGCTGGCTGAACTGGTCGAGGTCGCGCGTCGTGAGGAACCAGTCCGGCGGCTGTTTGAGCGCGCGGACTGGGATGGGCGAGCGGCGGGTCAGGCGCTCCGTGGGACGCAATTCTGGGGGCTCTTTGAGCAGTATCTTGCCGACTATGGTCATCGGGGGCTGGGAGAGTCCGATATCATGTCCCCGCGATTTGCGGATCAGCCGGAAGTCGTGCTGGATGTACTGCGTCATCAAATCATCGCGCCAACGGCTCAATCGCCGACAGACATTGCGGCACGGCAGCGGAGGGTGCGTGAGCAGGGCTGTGCAGATATCCGTGCTCGTTGTGGCCGGCTCCGTTGGATGGTGTTCTCCTGGTGGTACCGGAGGCTGTGTCGGTTCTATGCGCTACGGGAAGCCAATCGACATCATCTGATGTATTACGCGGGTGCGACGCGCCGGCTATTGATGCGGGCAGGCGTCTTGCTGACGGAACAAGACCGGTTGGATCAGGCGGAGGATGTCTTCTTTATCCGCGTTGAGGAGCAACAGCCGTTGCTCAGCCTGGAAGCGCGTGATTGGCGTGCCCTGGTGCAGTCGCGCAAGCAAGCGCGTGCCCGCGATGTTCAGATGGCGGCCTCCGATCAGTTGATCGATGGAGCGGAAGAGCTCACGGCGGAGCACTCGCCGGATGCGGCAGAGTGGCGGGGTGTGCCGATCAGTGCCGGTTTTGCGATGGGACCGGCGCGAGTGATCCGAACCGTGGAGGATTGGAAGAAGGTGACTCCCGGCGACATCCTCGTCGCTCCTGTGATCGACCCCGGGATGGCGCCGTTATTCGGGATTGCGGCAGGGCTCGTCGTCGAGATGGGCGGGACCTTGTCGCATGGCGCGATTATCGCCCGTGAATATGGCTTGCCGGCAGTGGCCAATATTCCGGGGATCACGACGGTTGTGCGCGATGGCGAGGTGATTGAACTAGATGCGGCAGCCGGGGTTGTGCGGCGTCGGGAATCCGTCCGTGATCGGCACCGTGAGTAA
- a CDS encoding glycerate kinase type-2 family protein, which yields MPLALPASSARSILRRVIGAGLRAADPASALLKCVHRAGHRLQVGHRRYDLRFFDRVVVVGAGKASVRMAQALERVLGPYLDGGLIVVKTGHRLPTKRVTVIEAGHPIPDRAGLEAAKQLCARAAELGPRDLLIVLLSGGASSLIPAPVDGVSLADKQKLTQLLLRSGAAIQEVNAVRKHLSTIKGGRLAEATRARIVTLILSDVIGDELTAIGSGPTTPDPSTYREAIAIMKRRRIWMKAPASIRRHLERGDRGDVSETPKPGAARFRRVQHEIIGNNEMTLVAAAQAAQRAGLRTVLFSTPLVGEAAQAGKTFASLAARLSEGNGIVRRPYCLVAGGETTVTVTGRGTGGRAQEFAVAAAGEISGLHKTWVAAIGTDGTDGPTDVAGAVVSGSTLDQAKRNGLNLRRALTQHNAYPALRALKSHIVTGPTGTNVNDLYLLLAL from the coding sequence ATGCCTCTTGCGCTGCCGGCATCTTCCGCCCGATCCATTCTCAGGCGTGTGATCGGGGCGGGGTTGCGGGCGGCGGACCCCGCTTCCGCTCTCCTCAAGTGCGTTCATCGAGCCGGTCATCGCTTACAGGTGGGCCACCGCCGTTACGATCTGCGATTCTTCGATCGAGTGGTCGTGGTCGGGGCAGGAAAAGCCTCAGTGCGAATGGCTCAAGCTCTTGAACGGGTATTGGGCCCCTATCTGGACGGCGGGCTTATTGTCGTCAAAACCGGCCATCGCCTTCCCACCAAACGCGTGACCGTGATCGAAGCCGGTCATCCGATCCCTGATCGGGCCGGGCTGGAAGCCGCCAAGCAACTGTGCGCTCGAGCGGCCGAGTTAGGCCCTCGCGACCTGCTCATCGTGCTGCTCTCAGGCGGGGCATCCAGTTTGATTCCCGCTCCGGTCGACGGGGTCAGTCTTGCCGACAAACAGAAACTTACGCAACTACTCCTGAGAAGCGGCGCGGCGATTCAAGAGGTCAACGCGGTCAGAAAGCATCTCTCGACGATCAAGGGCGGCCGCCTCGCCGAAGCCACCCGTGCACGGATTGTCACGTTGATTCTCTCCGATGTGATCGGCGATGAACTGACGGCTATCGGTTCCGGTCCGACGACTCCCGATCCTTCGACCTATCGTGAGGCGATCGCGATTATGAAGCGGCGACGAATCTGGATGAAGGCGCCGGCGTCAATCCGCCGACATCTTGAGCGCGGGGACCGCGGCGATGTTAGCGAGACGCCGAAGCCGGGGGCGGCCCGATTCCGAAGGGTGCAGCATGAGATCATCGGGAATAACGAGATGACGCTCGTTGCCGCCGCGCAAGCGGCTCAACGCGCGGGCCTGCGAACCGTTCTATTTTCGACCCCCCTTGTCGGCGAAGCCGCTCAAGCCGGAAAGACCTTCGCATCACTTGCAGCGCGCTTGTCCGAGGGAAATGGAATTGTCCGGAGACCCTACTGCCTGGTGGCTGGCGGGGAAACGACGGTTACGGTTACAGGGCGTGGCACAGGTGGCCGCGCACAGGAATTTGCCGTGGCGGCAGCTGGTGAAATCTCGGGTCTTCACAAGACCTGGGTTGCTGCGATCGGAACCGATGGGACTGACGGTCCGACGGATGTGGCTGGCGCGGTGGTGTCTGGATCCACCCTTGATCAGGCAAAGCGCAACGGCCTGAATCTTCGTCGCGCACTCACGCAACACAATGCTTATCCTGCGCTGCGCGCACTCAAGAGTCACATTGTGACAGGGCCCACCGGGACCAACGTGAACGACCTTTACCTTCTCCTCGCACTCTAG
- a CDS encoding lytic transglycosylase domain-containing protein → MAESGARIGYWVLAGLLSWGASQAWAEPVQGHPEGKDAAKSETGFRDLLLPEPLDNQPDPEDRLVILPEIKRDGERYFLSSFKLPDKITFGGVPVPLDNWQVRERIEYEFYQFLEDQGESIILAKRTGRCFPPAEKQLADAGLPDDLKYMLLVESKCIAAAYSKAKASGPWQFIPSTGKRYRLKSDSVLDERRNLEMSTEAAVKYLKYLKDFQQNDWFLAMASYNAGEERVRKLLKEQKITDYWKMHGPRETMRYVPRIIAAKEIYSQPEKYLGLSKKDLYVPLETETVTVTVKDSQRALTAIAEEYGTYFLELKMLNPEFKKDVLPQGTYQIRVPRQTCPSRCFKQAKTP, encoded by the coding sequence ATGGCAGAGTCTGGTGCGCGAATCGGATATTGGGTCCTTGCGGGTCTTCTTAGCTGGGGGGCAAGCCAAGCCTGGGCGGAACCGGTCCAGGGACATCCCGAAGGCAAGGATGCGGCAAAATCAGAAACGGGATTTCGCGACCTCCTTCTCCCTGAACCGCTGGACAATCAGCCCGATCCGGAAGATCGATTGGTGATTCTCCCGGAGATCAAGCGAGACGGAGAACGGTACTTTCTGAGTTCGTTCAAATTGCCTGACAAGATTACGTTCGGCGGGGTTCCGGTTCCGCTGGACAACTGGCAGGTTCGAGAGCGCATCGAATACGAGTTCTACCAATTTCTGGAAGACCAGGGCGAAAGCATCATCCTGGCGAAGCGTACCGGACGGTGCTTCCCACCGGCCGAAAAACAGCTGGCCGATGCCGGGCTCCCGGACGATTTGAAGTACATGCTCTTAGTCGAGAGCAAGTGCATTGCTGCCGCCTATTCCAAGGCTAAGGCCTCCGGTCCCTGGCAATTCATCCCGTCGACCGGGAAACGGTATCGCCTCAAGAGCGACTCCGTGCTCGATGAGCGCCGCAACCTCGAAATGTCGACCGAGGCCGCGGTTAAGTACCTGAAGTATCTGAAAGATTTTCAGCAGAACGATTGGTTTTTAGCGATGGCCTCCTACAATGCCGGTGAAGAACGAGTGCGCAAACTTCTCAAGGAGCAAAAGATCACCGACTATTGGAAGATGCATGGTCCGCGTGAAACCATGCGCTACGTGCCTCGGATCATCGCAGCGAAAGAGATCTATTCACAGCCTGAAAAATATTTGGGATTGAGCAAGAAAGACCTCTATGTGCCGTTGGAGACTGAGACCGTCACGGTGACCGTGAAAGATTCGCAACGGGCCTTGACCGCGATTGCCGAAGAATACGGGACTTATTTCCTAGAGCTGAAGATGCTCAACCCGGAGTTCAAGAAAGACGTCCTTCCGCAGGGCACCTATCAGATCAGAGTGCCGCGTCAAACTTGCCCGAGCCGCTGTTTCAAACAGGCGAAGACTCCCTAG
- a CDS encoding uracil-DNA glycosylase, with protein MRSLTVLNHAITDCTACPRLVTYRETVARTKRRQYLAWTYWGKPIPGFGDPDAELYVLGLAPAAHGGNRTGRIFTGDRSGDWLYEALHHFGFANQASSTHQGDGLALTNCYIGATVRCAPPGNKPLPDEFAQCGRFLRDEMRLLTRKRIVITLGKIAFDHYLKTHRADGHTIPSPTPKFGHGVAYRLPWGDLLLASYHPSQQNTFTGKLTRPMFHSVFAQARREIDKLHPAK; from the coding sequence ATGCGCTCACTGACTGTACTGAATCACGCGATCACCGATTGCACGGCCTGTCCCCGCCTGGTGACCTACCGGGAGACTGTGGCACGAACCAAACGCCGGCAGTATCTGGCATGGACGTACTGGGGAAAACCGATTCCAGGATTCGGCGACCCGGACGCGGAACTTTATGTGCTCGGGCTCGCACCGGCGGCTCACGGCGGCAATCGAACCGGTCGGATCTTTACGGGCGATCGCAGCGGGGACTGGCTCTATGAAGCCTTGCATCACTTCGGATTTGCCAACCAAGCCTCATCGACGCACCAAGGCGATGGCTTGGCTCTCACGAACTGCTATATCGGCGCAACCGTCCGCTGTGCGCCTCCTGGCAATAAGCCGTTACCCGATGAGTTTGCACAGTGCGGCCGATTCTTGCGTGATGAGATGCGCCTTCTCACACGAAAGCGCATCGTCATCACGCTCGGAAAGATTGCTTTTGATCACTACCTGAAAACGCACAGAGCTGATGGACACACTATCCCGTCACCAACGCCTAAGTTTGGACACGGCGTCGCCTACCGTCTTCCGTGGGGAGACCTCCTGCTCGCTTCCTATCATCCCAGCCAGCAGAATACGTTTACCGGAAAGCTGACGCGACCCATGTTCCATTCGGTCTTTGCGCAGGCACGCCGCGAAATCGACAAGCTCCATCCCGCCAAGTGA
- the fsa gene encoding fructose-6-phosphate aldolase: MKFYLDTANVKEIQEAASLGLLDGVTTNPSLVAKEGRSFKEMLVEICNIVDGPISAEVVSVEADAMVKEGKELAKIHKNIVVKVPLIAEGLKATKRMAAEGIRVNVTLCFSPTQALLAAKAGAWCVSPFIGRLDDISSNGMELIRQILTIYKNYDYKTFVLVASVRHPQHVVEAALAGGHICTMPFSIFQQMVKHPLTDIGLKKFLADWDAQTKK; the protein is encoded by the coding sequence ATGAAATTTTATCTCGATACGGCGAATGTAAAAGAAATTCAAGAAGCGGCCAGTCTTGGGTTGCTCGACGGGGTCACGACCAATCCGTCCCTCGTGGCGAAGGAAGGCCGCAGCTTCAAGGAAATGCTGGTTGAAATCTGTAACATCGTCGACGGGCCCATCAGCGCGGAAGTCGTCAGCGTCGAAGCGGATGCCATGGTCAAGGAAGGAAAAGAACTGGCGAAGATTCACAAGAATATCGTGGTCAAGGTCCCGCTCATTGCCGAAGGATTGAAGGCCACCAAGCGGATGGCCGCTGAAGGCATCAGAGTGAACGTCACTCTGTGCTTCTCGCCCACCCAGGCGCTGCTTGCGGCGAAAGCCGGAGCCTGGTGTGTCTCGCCCTTCATCGGGCGTCTCGACGATATCAGCTCCAACGGCATGGAGCTGATCCGCCAGATCCTGACCATCTATAAGAATTACGACTATAAGACGTTCGTCTTAGTGGCAAGCGTTCGCCATCCGCAGCATGTCGTGGAAGCAGCGCTGGCCGGTGGCCATATCTGCACGATGCCGTTTTCGATTTTCCAGCAAATGGTCAAGCATCCGCTGACGGACATCGGCCTCAAGAAGTTCCTGGCCGATTGGGATGCCCAGACGAAGAAATAA
- the dapB gene encoding 4-hydroxy-tetrahydrodipicolinate reductase — MIKVVVAGAAGRMGCRLVALVRDSTALTLAGALEGSGHHAIGDDAGEISGTGRAGVAITSDLAALMERGEVVIDFSAPDATLEHFRIVAQHRRAMVIGTTGLNPSQLEEVKGLARHVPCVLSPNMSVGVNLIYKVIGEMAKTLGDDYDIEVIEAHHRLKKDAPSGTALKIAEVLAHAVNRDLDQVGVYSRKGLIGERKKQEIGIQTIRAGDIVGDHTILFGGMGERIEVTHRASSRDTFARGALRAARWVVRQPPGLYDMMDVLGLK, encoded by the coding sequence ATGATTAAAGTTGTAGTGGCTGGTGCGGCGGGACGGATGGGCTGCCGGTTGGTTGCGCTGGTGCGGGATTCGACGGCGTTGACATTAGCCGGGGCGCTTGAGGGGAGTGGGCATCATGCCATCGGCGATGACGCCGGCGAGATCTCCGGGACCGGGCGCGCCGGGGTGGCTATCACCAGTGATCTGGCTGCGTTGATGGAACGCGGCGAAGTCGTCATTGATTTTTCCGCTCCTGATGCGACGCTCGAGCATTTCCGTATTGTCGCGCAGCATCGCCGGGCGATGGTCATCGGCACGACGGGGCTCAATCCGTCTCAACTTGAAGAGGTCAAGGGGCTTGCGAGACACGTTCCCTGCGTGTTGTCTCCCAATATGAGCGTGGGCGTTAACTTGATCTATAAAGTCATCGGGGAGATGGCCAAAACATTGGGTGACGACTACGACATCGAAGTGATTGAGGCGCATCACCGTCTCAAGAAAGACGCACCGAGCGGTACCGCATTGAAAATTGCGGAAGTGCTGGCGCATGCCGTCAACCGTGATCTAGATCAGGTCGGCGTCTATTCCAGAAAAGGCCTGATCGGGGAACGGAAGAAACAGGAAATCGGCATTCAGACTATCCGGGCCGGCGATATTGTGGGAGATCACACTATCCTCTTCGGCGGGATGGGCGAGCGCATCGAAGTGACGCATCGTGCCAGCAGTCGCGATACCTTTGCTCGTGGCGCGTTGCGCGCGGCTCGATGGGTCGTGCGCCAGCCACCGGGCCTCTATGACATGATGGACGTGTTAGGTCTGAAGTGA
- the dapA gene encoding 4-hydroxy-tetrahydrodipicolinate synthase has protein sequence MFTGSHVAIVTPFRKGKVDERALGDLIEWQIAKGTNGIVPCGTTGESATLSHEEHNRVIELTVEVVRRRVPVTAGTGSNSTDEAISLTKHAKEAGADAALLITPYYNKPTQEGLYRHYKAIAEAVDLPLVLYNIPGRTGVNMLPATVARLAVIPNIVGVKEGSGVIQQASDIVQTCGGRLAVLAGDDAMTLPMMAVGGQGVITVTANIAPTEMANMVKAFAAGNIEEARRLHFQLSPLFAALFYETNPIPVKEALGMMGKIDPELRLPLCPMGKENRDKLMQVMKEARFI, from the coding sequence ATGTTTACCGGTTCTCATGTCGCGATCGTGACACCCTTTCGAAAGGGCAAAGTCGACGAGCGGGCGTTGGGCGATCTGATCGAGTGGCAGATTGCCAAGGGTACGAACGGTATTGTCCCGTGCGGTACGACCGGAGAGTCCGCCACGCTGTCACACGAGGAGCACAACCGTGTGATCGAGCTGACGGTAGAAGTGGTTCGCCGTCGAGTCCCTGTTACGGCAGGGACTGGCTCCAATAGTACCGATGAGGCGATCTCGCTGACGAAGCATGCGAAGGAGGCCGGGGCCGATGCCGCCCTGCTCATCACGCCATATTACAACAAGCCGACGCAGGAAGGGTTGTATCGCCACTATAAGGCGATTGCCGAGGCCGTCGATTTGCCGCTGGTGCTGTACAACATTCCCGGGCGAACCGGCGTGAATATGCTCCCGGCGACGGTCGCCAGATTGGCCGTGATCCCGAACATCGTGGGTGTAAAGGAAGGCAGCGGAGTGATTCAGCAGGCGTCGGATATCGTGCAAACGTGCGGCGGTCGCCTTGCGGTGCTTGCCGGCGACGATGCGATGACCCTGCCCATGATGGCGGTCGGCGGTCAAGGTGTGATTACCGTGACGGCCAATATCGCTCCAACTGAGATGGCGAACATGGTCAAGGCGTTTGCGGCCGGAAACATTGAGGAGGCTCGACGTCTCCACTTCCAACTGTCGCCCTTATTTGCCGCGCTGTTCTATGAAACGAATCCGATTCCCGTGAAAGAGGCGCTGGGAATGATGGGGAAGATCGATCCCGAGCTTCGCTTGCCGCTGTGCCCGATGGGGAAAGAGAATCGAGATAAGCTGATGCAAGTCATGAAAGAGGCCCGATTTATTTAG
- the lysA gene encoding diaminopimelate decarboxylase — protein MHNFEYRQGEFYCEQVPVSRIAKEVGTPCYVYSHATLIRHFHAYDGAFKNIPHIVAFAMKANSNLAVLRVMAKEGSGVDIVSGGELFRALKAGVPPSKIVFAGVGKDAGEIADALKADILMFNVESSAEIRAINDVAASVGKKARIALRINPDVDPKTHPYISTGMKKSKFGIAADRALEEYKMAASLSHIEVVGVHAHIGSQLTEVTPFVDSLKKVVGLIGTLKAQGINIQYLNIGGGLGITYSEEKPPLPQDLSDAISPIVAHLGLTLVMEPGRVIVGNAGILVTKALYLKEGEAKNFVIVDAAMNDLLRPSLYGAYHEIKPVNEEAGHRAKQQVDIVGPVCESGDFLAKDRLLAAVKPGELMAVMSAGAYGFVMASNYNSRPRIPEVLVQGEDIHVIRERETYEDLVKGEMIPAFLK, from the coding sequence ATGCATAATTTCGAATATCGCCAAGGTGAGTTTTATTGCGAGCAGGTGCCGGTGAGTCGCATCGCTAAAGAAGTCGGGACGCCGTGCTATGTCTACAGTCACGCGACCTTGATCCGGCACTTCCATGCGTATGACGGGGCGTTTAAGAACATCCCGCACATCGTCGCGTTCGCCATGAAGGCCAATTCGAATCTGGCCGTCTTGAGAGTGATGGCTAAGGAAGGCAGCGGAGTCGATATTGTGTCGGGTGGTGAATTGTTCCGTGCGCTCAAGGCGGGAGTGCCGCCGTCAAAGATCGTCTTTGCCGGAGTGGGGAAAGACGCTGGCGAAATTGCCGACGCGTTGAAGGCCGACATCCTCATGTTTAATGTCGAGTCTTCGGCGGAGATTCGCGCGATCAACGATGTCGCGGCCTCCGTCGGTAAGAAGGCCCGCATTGCGTTGCGGATCAATCCGGACGTCGATCCCAAAACACATCCCTATATCTCGACAGGGATGAAGAAGAGCAAGTTTGGCATCGCCGCGGACCGCGCACTGGAAGAGTACAAGATGGCCGCCTCGCTGAGCCATATCGAGGTGGTCGGCGTCCATGCCCATATTGGCTCCCAGCTCACCGAGGTGACCCCGTTCGTAGACTCATTGAAGAAGGTTGTCGGGCTCATCGGCACGCTGAAAGCGCAGGGGATCAACATCCAGTATCTGAACATCGGCGGTGGGTTGGGGATTACCTATTCCGAGGAAAAACCACCGCTGCCTCAAGATTTGTCGGACGCGATTTCACCGATCGTAGCCCATCTCGGCCTGACCTTGGTGATGGAGCCGGGGCGTGTCATTGTCGGCAATGCCGGCATCCTCGTGACGAAGGCGTTGTACTTGAAAGAAGGGGAGGCCAAGAACTTTGTCATCGTCGATGCGGCGATGAATGATCTCCTTCGCCCCAGCCTCTACGGCGCCTACCATGAAATCAAGCCGGTCAATGAAGAAGCCGGCCACCGAGCCAAGCAGCAGGTCGATATCGTCGGTCCGGTCTGTGAGTCGGGAGATTTTCTGGCCAAGGACCGTTTGCTGGCCGCCGTGAAGCCGGGTGAATTGATGGCGGTGATGAGCGCGGGAGCCTACGGGTTCGTGATGGCGTCGAATTACAACTCGCGACCCCGCATCCCGGAAGTGCTGGTCCAGGGCGAAGACATCCATGTCATCCGCGAGCGTGAAACGTACGAGGATCTGGTCAAGGGCGAGATGATTCCGGCGTTCTTGAAGTAG
- the argH gene encoding argininosuccinate lyase: MASRKSGKAGAGKQPSKAWAGRFREPTDRLVEAFSRSIAVDKRLYPQDIRGSIAHCQTLAKAGVLSRRDQAAIVRGLQLVQHELERERFKFLPEDEDIHMAIERRLTELIGPLGGKLHTGRSRNDQVALDVRLYVREQLTVLIERLTEFQRVLVAQATKHLDVPMPGYTHLQRAQPVLLAHHLLAYVEMFLRDQARLADARTRVNVMPLGSGALAGSNYPVDRLYTATLLDFPAVTQNSLDAVSDRDFMIEVAAALAVIMMHLSRMSEELILWATQEFHFVDLPDGFCTGSSMMPQKKNPDVPELVRGKTGRVYGHLIGLMTTLKALPLSYNRDLQEDKPALFDALDTTQDCVEVMTELMRRLKVDRAALTRALTGGGMLATELADYLVTRGVPFREAHAITGKIVRWALDAGRELSDLTVKELGVFSPRFEKSVLQRLTVQGAIDRKSQIGGTARAQVVRRLKELTKLLA; encoded by the coding sequence ATGGCCAGTCGGAAATCCGGCAAAGCGGGGGCAGGCAAGCAGCCGAGCAAGGCCTGGGCGGGGCGTTTTCGCGAGCCTACCGATCGGTTAGTGGAAGCCTTTTCTCGCTCCATCGCGGTGGATAAGCGGCTGTACCCGCAGGATATCCGCGGCAGCATCGCCCATTGCCAGACACTGGCGAAGGCCGGTGTGCTCAGCCGCCGCGACCAGGCGGCGATTGTACGAGGCTTGCAGCTGGTGCAGCACGAACTGGAGCGGGAGCGCTTCAAGTTTCTGCCGGAAGACGAAGATATTCACATGGCGATCGAGCGCCGATTGACCGAGTTGATCGGTCCGCTCGGCGGAAAATTGCACACGGGGCGCAGCCGGAACGATCAAGTGGCGCTCGACGTGCGGCTCTATGTGCGTGAGCAGCTCACGGTCCTGATCGAACGGCTTACGGAATTCCAGCGCGTGCTCGTCGCGCAGGCGACGAAACATCTCGATGTGCCGATGCCGGGCTACACGCATTTGCAGCGCGCCCAACCGGTGTTGTTGGCGCATCATCTGCTCGCGTACGTGGAAATGTTTTTGCGCGATCAGGCGCGTCTTGCGGATGCCCGGACGCGTGTCAACGTGATGCCGTTGGGGTCCGGGGCGCTGGCGGGATCGAATTACCCGGTGGACCGGCTTTACACCGCGACGTTGCTGGACTTTCCCGCGGTCACGCAGAACAGTCTTGATGCGGTATCCGATCGCGATTTCATGATCGAAGTGGCGGCGGCGCTGGCGGTCATCATGATGCATTTGTCGCGCATGAGCGAAGAACTTATTCTCTGGGCCACGCAAGAGTTTCATTTTGTCGATCTGCCGGACGGATTCTGCACCGGCAGCAGCATGATGCCTCAGAAAAAGAATCCTGACGTGCCCGAACTGGTGCGTGGAAAGACCGGCCGCGTCTATGGTCATCTCATCGGATTGATGACGACGTTGAAAGCGTTGCCGCTCAGCTATAACCGCGATTTGCAGGAAGATAAGCCGGCCCTGTTCGACGCTCTCGATACGACGCAAGACTGTGTCGAAGTCATGACGGAGTTGATGCGCCGACTCAAAGTAGATCGGGCGGCGCTGACTCGCGCCTTGACGGGCGGCGGGATGTTGGCGACAGAGCTCGCCGACTATTTAGTGACCAGGGGCGTGCCCTTTCGGGAGGCGCACGCGATTACCGGCAAGATCGTCCGCTGGGCGTTGGATGCCGGGCGCGAACTTTCCGACCTCACGGTCAAAGAGCTCGGCGTGTTTTCGCCCCGCTTTGAGAAGTCCGTGTTGCAACGGCTCACGGTGCAGGGCGCGATCGACCGGAAGTCGCAAATCGGCGGGACTGCCAGGGCGCAAGTGGTTCGCCGCCTCAAAGAACTAACGAAGTTGTTGGCATGA